The window TGTCGTGGGGAAGAACGACAATCTCTCAGAATTCCCGAGGAGTTGTCAACTTGTCGCCGGGAGCCCGAGCACCCCCTCTCGCCTGCATCGCAGCAACCGCCGGACCAACGGCGTGCTGAAGAACACGCGGGCTTTCATGCAGTGGCGACCAGGAACGTGATCCCGGTCGTATCGATAGGTAGCCGCATCGGGCCACCTCCTTCCGCCCTCATCGGGCGCTCAGGGGCACTGCTTGCTTGCAGTGCTTCAGATCGGACGAAGCACACGATGAAGGGACGGAGGGGACGCCGCATTACCTTTGCGAGGCACTCCACATGTCCTGGCTACGCTCGGAAGCGTCCGAAATGTCCAAGCAGTGCGAGGGTGTGCCCGTGCGGAACGATCGACTGCGGGATGCCATGCGGGTGGTGCACGTCTCCGAGGCGCAGGTCGCGCGGGATCTCCAGGTCGATCCCAAGACGGTGACCCGGTGGCTGAGGGAGGGCCGCCTACCGCGTGAGCAGCATCGGCGCGCGATCGCCCGCCTGCTACACGTCAGCCCAAACGTGCTCTGGCCGGACGTCCGACTGGCCGGCGCAGACAGCACAGGCGAACTCATCGCGGCCTACGCTCACCGCGCGGACGTCCCAACGCATCAGTGGCGGTCGATGTTCGCGGGGGCCGAGGAGCGGATCGACCTGCTCGGCTACGCCCTGCTGTTCTTGCCCGAGTCGTGTCCCGGCCTCGTCGACCTGCTCCGGCGCAAAGGCGAAGCCGGTGCCTGCGTGCGAATCTCCTTCGTCGATCCAAGCTGCGCCAGCGCCGTGGCGCGCGACGCCGAGGAGGGACTGTCCGAGGGTCTACTCGCCCGGATCCGAACGGCCATGAAGTACTTCCGAGGCGTCGAGGGCTGCGCCGGCGTCGACGTGCGCTGCCACACCGCCCCGATGTACAACTCGACCTTCCGTTGGGACGACGAGATGTTCGTGACACCTCACCTCTACGGGCTACCCGGCTACCACGCCCCGTTGCTCCACCTCAAACGCCGAGGAGAGGACGGCATCTTCGACAACTTCGCCGTCCACTTCGAAGCCCTCTGGACCGACTCCCTTCCGATTGTGTGGCCTTCGTGATCAAACGAACCGAGTACTACGACGACCCGACCGCACCGCAGCCGAACACCCTCGTGCCCGCTGCGTCCGCAATCATCGTGGACGACGACGGCGCAGTGCTCCTGCATCGCAGGGCCGATAGCGAACTCTGGTCAATCCCCGGCGGGGGCATGGAGATTGGGGAGAGCATCGCACGGACAGTTGCCCGGGAGGTCAAGGAAGAAACCGGCCTGGATGTGGCTATCGAGCGACTCGTGGGCATCTACTCCGACCCCCGGTTCGTCGTCGCGTACGCAGACGGCGAGGTTCGCCAACAGTTCTCGATCTGCTTCTCATGCCGGGTGGTCGGCGGGTCGCTAGCCGCCAGCGACGAGTCGAGCGAGGTCCGGTTCTTCCCGTCGAGCGAGGTGGCCGCGCTCCCCATGGGGCCGGGGACGCGGGTTCGCCTACGCGACTTTCAGGAAGGCGGTACAACGCCGGTTATCGCCTGATCGGGGCGATCTCCGAAGCGAGGGCAGCGAGTCGTCGGTCCACACCCTCGATACGAGACGCCAGGACGGGCAAACCCATCTTCAGCGACTGTGTGACCGGGTGGTCCGCGCCGTAACGGCGCTCGACGTCGTCTATCCGCGCCCGCAGTTCCATCGGCTGGCCGGAGGGCCCCGTGAGGACGTCGCAGTAGGTCAGAACGTCCGCGGTCAGCGACAGCTCTTCATCGAACTCGGTCAGTTCATCAGCGAGCCCGCGGATTTGGCCTTCCCAACAGCCCGCTGAATGGTAGGCAACCAGGTTGGCGAGCCGCTGCTCACCGAGTTCTCGCAGATGCCGGGCGCCGTCCAGGTGATGGAAGCCAGTCGTCGCGATACCCTCTGCGTAGCCGATGTCGTGCACGTAGGCGGCCGCTACGGCGACGTCCCGCTCGGCCTCGGGTAGCACAGCCACAGCTACCTCCGCGCGGTTCGCGACTGCCACGGTGTGCGCCCAGCGCCGACCAAGCGTGCGCAGCCGCGCCTCGGCATACGCTCTCGCCCACTCTGCTCCTGCCATCCTCGCACCGTAGACGACCTCACTCTTTCTCATCGGCCGGTGTCCACACTGGCCGGGCCCGTGCGCAGACCAAGGGACGTCGTAACCGGAGCGAGACGAGAGGGACTAGGAGAGTTGTTGTCGACTCCTTCAGGACGCGGCCTGCGGGCGGCCGCAAGCGGCCGTCCTCGGCCGCCTCGATGACCGGTGAGGCAGTGCGGGTTTCGGACTGCATAGCTGACGGACGAGGCGGCAGCAGGGCCCCTGCCGCTACCACGTCACGGGCCTGCCGCCTGCGCCAGCCCTGCCGACCAAAGTGTGTCGATACTTTCTTTACTTACATCAAGAGTCGCCGCGAAGGCCCGGAGTGCTTCCTCCCGATGTTCGGCAAGAAGGGCGCGCACCGCCTTCAGAACCCGAGGCGGCAGGGCGCCGGCCAGCAGCTCGCCGGAGACGAGGTCGACCGTCGCGTGTTCGGCGCCGCGCCGCACGCCGACGTGCGGTCGCTCGTGCCGCTCGGCAGCGTAGAAGTAGAGCCCGTAACCGGCGACAGTTGCCCAGCGAGGACTCACAGCGCCCCTACCCCTCGCCATCGCGCCTCGGGGAAAGCCTGGCAGAGCCTTCCGGCTCGATCGCCTGCAGCCGCCGATCTCGATCGCGGAGGCGGCAAGATCAACAGCCCCGAGCCAGCACACTGGCCGGGTCCCGGACGGCTAACCTCGATCTTTCACGGGAAGTCGCGCGACACGGGGGTTGAGAAGCCGAAAGTGCCTGCCCTGCAAGGGAAAATGGGCTTGTCGAAGAGTCCAACAACCCTCGCAGAGAGGCACCTCGTAGATGCAGAGTAACAGGGGTTCGGGTCGGGTCAAGGTCAGCGCGGACGGCACCGGGTTGGTGTCGCGGGCGGGGGCCGCGCTGCTGCGGGAGTTGGCCGACGAATGCGGGTTGACCAGCGGGTGGACCGAGGCGTTGCTGGACACATACCGGGCGGCGCCGATCCACCAGCCGGGGGCGGTGCTGCGGGACCTGGCGGTCGTGATCGCCGACGGTGGGGATGCGCTGGCCCATCTAGGTGTGCTGCGCGACCAGGCGAAGCTGTTCGGGGCCGTGGCCAGCGACCCGACCGCCTGGCGGGTAGTCCAGCGGGTGGACGCCACGCACCTGGGGCGGCTACGGGCGGTGCGCGCGAACGCGCGGGAGCGGGTATGGGCGGCCGGCGGCGGGCCGATGCTGTTCCGCGGGCGGCAGCTGATCGTCGACATCGACGCGACGATCTCGATCGCGCACTCGGAGAACAAGGAGAACGCGGCGGCGACCTGGAAGCACACCTTCGGATTCCACCCGCTGCTGTCCTACCTGGACCGGTCGGAGATCTCCGGCGGGGAGGCGCTGGCCGGGCTGCTGCGGGCGGGCAACGCCGGGAGCAACACCGCGGCCGACCACATCGAGGTGCTTGACCTGTCGCTGGCCGCGTTGCCGAACAACGTTCGGCCGGGCAACCGCAAAGGCATCCGGCTGCTGGTCCGCACCGACGCGGCCGGGGCGACGCACGCGTTCGCCACCGCGGTGCGCGACCGCGGGTGCGAGTTCTCCTTCGGGTTCCCGGTGGACGAGCGGGTGCAGCAGGCGGTGCTCGCGCTGCCGAAGCGGGCCTGGACGGAGGCGATCGAAGCCGACGGAACCGAGCGGGACGGGGCCTGGGTCGCCGAGATCACCAGCGCGATCGACCTGTCGGCCTGGCCGGAAGGCTCCCGGCTGATCGTGCGCAAGGAGCACCCGCACCCCGGCGCGCAACTGACCTTCACCGACGCCGACGGGTGCCGGGTGACCGCGTTCATCACCGACACGGTCGGCTGGCATGTCGCCGACCTGGAGATCCGCCACCGGGGGCATGCCCGGGTCGAGGACCGGATCCGGACCGGTAAGGACACCGGGCTGCGGGCCTTCCCGCTCACCGACTTCGCCGCCAACGCCTGCTGGCTCGAACTCGCCCTCACCGCCGCCGACCTGATCAGCTGGAGCCAAGCGCTGTGCTTCACCGGCGAACTGGCCAAGATCGAACCGGCCACCTTCCGCTACCGGATCTTCCACATGGCCGCCCGACTGACCCGGTCGGCCCGCACCTGGACGCTGCACCTGGACCGGGACTGGCCATGGGCCATCGCCCTGGAGCAAGCCTTCGCCCGGCTGCGCGCCGCACCCTGGCCGGCCTGACCCGAAGTACCCCAGGTCCTACTTCCCAGCGCCCCACCCGGAGCACGACCGCCGGCGACAGCCGGCCCCGAGGCATACCTCCAACCCGACCCCCCCGCGCTACCACCACACAGCGCCAACCAGCAGCCCGCACCAGGCGCCCAAAACGATCACTCAAATGATCAGCTGTGCCCAGCGTGAAAGATCAAGGCTAACTGTCGGGGGGTGGATCCGCGCTGAAGCCAGGCTCCCGCTGGGAGGCACGGGGGAGGGTGCTCGCGAACCCCGGCATCTGACGGGCCAGCGCCGCCCGATTGCCCTAGGAGCCGACGCCAGCTTATTCGGCAGCATGCGTCTTCGAACCACCTTCGCTTCGCGTGTCCATACCGCGCGATACTGGACGGGTGTCGCCACTCCTCATAGCGATGTCTCCACGCTACGAGGGGAAACCCCCTCAAGCAATCATCGCAATTTTCGCGATCGAGGTTAGTGGCGTCGAGCCACTTTTAGTTGGCCACCACCGCGGACCGCAACTTGGCCACGGACAGCCTTGGCCCCGTTCCTATCTTTCGCGTATGAGAACCAGAATTGCCAACGCGATGCCGATTAGAAATGTGATACAACCCACTGCGATCAAGGCGGCTATGCCATCGGGCACCTTCCCGGTGACGACACTGGTGATGACCCCTGCCAGAACAGCGGTAGGAACCATGCTCACTGCCGCAAATCCAATGCGACGTCTTTGCTGGGGGGTCGCCGGCCGAAAAGCCGAACCGCGGCGCCGTCCCTGTCCGTTGGGTTGATCGGGACTTTGAGAGGCAGTCACGACATTGCGCTCCATGGCTTGTAGCCGATCCGCCGAATCCCTAGAAACTGATTCCCGCAGTTAACAGAATATTTCGCAAAAACCAACTGCCAACAATCCGACGCCGATTACTCCCAAGCCAATCCCGGTGAATGCGGCGAATCCCACACCTAGGCCGGAGACTCCGGCAAAGGACACACCTGCACCTAAGTCGCCACCCGTGATAGCGGCGCCTGCCAAACCAAAGCCAAAAACACTCTGACTAACGCCCTCGAAGATTGCCTCGGCTGCACTAAAAGCATTCTGACCAGTTGGATCGGTGAGGTTGATCGGGTTGTCATTCGCGTAGACATACGGATCAACTGATGCCGGGTTCGAAATACTCCCCGCGACCGAGTCTTGTTGGGTAAATCTGCCGACGGCCTGGTTGTAATAGCGGTCGCCCATTTTGGCGAGCCCGGTGACGGTCTGGTAGTAGCTGCTTGCGTATTCCCAGGGGTTGGTGGTGTCGAGGCTGCCACTTTGGCTGGTGACATTGCCATAGGGGTCGTAGGTATATAGGGCGGTGTCGGTAAGACCGCTCGAACTAGTGACGCCGATGACGCTGCCGAGGATGTCGGGGGTGTAGTAGTTGTTGGTGGAGCCGGATCCGGCGCCTTGCCGCAGGCCGATCAGGTTGCCTTTGTTATCGCGGGTGAAGTAGATCGGGTCGCTGCGCCCGGTGAGCCCGAGTAGGCCGTTGAGGTAGGTGACGCCGCCGCTGGCGGTGCGTTCCGACTGGCCGGTGTCGGCGTAGGTGAAGGTGTGCGATCCGACGGCGGTGGTCTGGTTTTTCGCGTTGTAGGTGGACACGGTCGCACCGGATGGGGGACTGGCGCAGCTGTAGCTGGTGCCGGTGCTGGTCGCACTCCAGCAGGTGTTGCCGTCGCCGTCGTAGAGGTAGTCGGTGTTCCCGGACGGCCCCGGGTTGGATGTGCAGTTCGAACCGGGGCTGGGAATCGTCCCGCTGCTCGTTCCGGACCAGCAGAGCTGGTCGGCGTTGTTGTAGCCGTAGTAGACGGTGGAGACGCCGGTGTGGGTGGCCTGGGTGAGATTCCCGACCGCGTCGTAGGTGTAGCCGAGGGTGGTCGTGCCGGTGACCGCGCTGGTCAGCTGGTCAAGGGCGCTGTAGCCGTAGCTGGTCTTCGTCCCGGCCTGGTCGGTGACTGACTGGATCAGTGCGGAGTCCGTCGACGCGGAGGTGGTGTAGCTGTAGGTGCGGGACAGGAACGTGGTCCCCAGCGGGCGTTTCGCGGTGACCGAGGTTTCCCGGCCGGAGCTGTCGTAGCCGATCGCGATCGACTCCCCGGACGGGTAGTTCACCGCGGTGCGCTGGTTGTTCGCGTTGTCGGCGAAACCGGTGCACACCGTGGTGTTCGGGAAACTCGGCGCGGTCGGGTAGGCCGCGCAGGACCCGCCCGGTTCGGTGAGGTCCCACAGGTTGTTCGACGGGTCGTAGTGGTAGGACACCGTGCCGCCGGCGTCGGTGTAGCTGGTGATGTTGCCGGCCTTGTCGTAGGTGACCGTCGAGGTCGTGGCGTCGGGGAAGGTCTTCTGGTACACCCGGCCGAGCCCGTCGAGGGTCCAGCTGGTGGTGCCCGTGTTGTCCAACCGGGACGTCAGGTTACCGTCGGTGTCGTAGGTGTAGCCGATGCAGTTACCGGCGGCGGCGGCCGACGACGAGCAGGGGCTGGCGGTGTACCCGCCGAAGCCGAGTTCGATGATCCGCCCGAGCGGGTCGTAGAAGTAGCTGGTTTTCTGGCCCTTCCCGTCGGTGACGCTGCTGACCAGGTTGGTGTTCGCGTCGATCGCGACGCTGCTCGCCGGACGGGGGGCCGGCGGGGTGATCGAGGACAGGTTGCCGTTGCTGTCATAGCCGTAGGTGGTTGTGTTCCCCCGCCCGTCGGTGGTCGTGCACAGCTCGCCGGCTTTCCCACCGCACGAGGGCACCCCGCTGTCGCCCTGATAGGCGTCGGACAGATGCGTGCCGCCGGTCTTCCCCGCGCAGCCGGAGGCCTGCCCGGTGTACACGTCGGTCTGGTTCCCGGCGCTGTCGTAGGAGTAGGCGGTGCAATTGCTCTGCGGGTCGGTCGCGGCGTTCGGCCAGTAGTCGCTGCTCGGGAATGGCGCGTTGCCACTCGCCGTCGGGTAGCCGAGGTTCGTCGTGGCGCCGCTGGTGCTGCCCTCGGCGGGCAGCTGGATCGACTTGAGGTTGTTCAGGTTGTCATAGGCGAGGGTGACGGCGTTGCCGGGGCTCATCGCGTCGGTGAACATCGACGGGTGATCATCCCCGCTCCAGGTTCCCTGGTGCGCGTGCCCGAGCGGATCGGTGACCTTGGTCACCTTCAACTCGTCCGTTTCGAAGGTGTACGTCGTCGCGTGACTGTTCGCATCGGTGACGGTCGCCTCGTGCGTCGTGTAGTTCGTCGCGAACGTGTCACACGGCGTGGTGGAGGTGTGCGGGTCCGGCCGGCACACGCTGGACACCACACCGTAGGTGTAGGTGATCTCGATCTGCCGCCCGGCCGGGCTGGTGATCAAATTCAGCTGGTCGTTACTGTCATAGCCGTAGGAGGTGGTCTTGCCGTTCGCGTCCACCACGGACGTCAACAACGTGTGCCCATCCGGGGCGGTGCTGTAGTCGTAGGTCACCGTGCGGCCCGCCGCATCCGTCGCGGTTTCCAGGTAGCCGTACCCGGCGCCGGCGGACCAGTAGCTGGTCGTGTACGCCCGGCCTTCGGTGTCGGTCCAACCGTCCAAATCCTCATCCGACGTCGGATCGTTCACGGTGATCGTGTTGCCGTTGCGGTCCTTCACCGAAGTCAGCTCGTGTGGGGAGAAGGTCTGCACCAGCCCGCCGCCGTGCCCGGTGAGGGTGTAGCTGTTCGACCCGGACGTGTACACCAAGTCCGCGTCGATCCCGGCGGGGCCGTGAAATGCGAGCCGTCGCCAGTCGGGGTGAACGTCCACGCCGTGCCGGTCGGACCGTAGTAGGTGATGCTGCCGTCCCCCCACACCCCCAGCGACGTGTCCGAGCTCGGCGACAGGCCCCAACCCTGACCGAGGTAGCCGGTCAGGTTGTACGGGCCGGCCCCGGAGTTGTACGCGCGGGTCAGCTGGAAGTTCTGCCCGACCCCGGTCACCGAATCGTCGTTCGCCTCCAGCACCGCGTTGCCGCTGACCACATCGACCTTGACTGTCTCCTTGTCATCGACCGGGTAACTCCGGTAAGTCGCGATCGGGCGGTCCCCGGTCGGCATCTGCCAGTACACCGTCAAATACGGGGTCTGCCCGGCCGGCGCGGTGTTGTCGGTCACACACAGCTTGCCGGCCGACGACGTTTCGCTCGTCGCCTTGATCAGGAACCCATCCTGCGGGTGGTCACCGTGCAGCCAGGCCGCGACCAGCGCCGTCGGGTACAGGTGCGCGTAGCCACTCGTCGTGGTCACCGTCGCGGCCACCGTCGGGCCGCCGCTGATCGTGTCCCCACCCGCGTTCGTCCAGCTATTCGTGCCGTCGTAGGTGTTCCAGGTCACCCCGCTCGGGGTGAACGCCCGCGACAGGCCCAGCGCGGTGATCGACACCGAGCCGGTGTTCGACGTCACGTACAACCCCAAATCAGCGTTGAGGACCTGCACCTCGGGCGGCAGGTTGCCGGTCACGTCGTAGCTCATCAGCACCCGCTGGTAGGCGGTGTACGTGCCGTCGTAGCCGATGCACATCGGGGTTACCCCGTCGAAGTTCGTGCTCGCCTGGGACCCGCCCTCGATGTAGCTGTCGCCGGTGTCGCTCAGGGTCACGCTCGGATCCACCACGACCGGGAACACCCGGGCCGGCGCCGCCAGCCAACCCGGATTCACCGTCAGCGTCACCGTCGGCGCGGCGGCGGTACCGCCGAGGGTGTAGGAGACCGGGCCCGGATCAGCGACCACGGTTGACCCGGAGTCCCTGACCACCGGCGTCGGCAAGCGCAACCGGGCGGTTCCGGTAGCATCCAGCACCTCGAGGCCGCCGCCGCTGGCCACGAGCCGCGCGCCGCTCGGCAACCCGAGACTGAAGGTGAACCGGGAGCCGGCCGCCGCCGACGCCAAACTCAACGTTTCCTTTGGGCCCTGCCCCGTCGCCGTCTCGGTCAGCGTCACCCCCGGCAGCGCGTCCGGGTAGGTCACGGTGGCACCCGACACCGACCCGGCGCCGGTCGCCCCCTGCAAAGCCATCGACACGCTGAACCCACCGACGGCGACACCCACGGCTCCGGAAGCGTCGCTCGGCACGGTCAGGGCGTACCGGTCCGCCCGATTCCGCCAGCCCGACCCGGCGGGGTTCGCGATCAACGAGTCGTCGATCTTCTGCCAGGCCCCCGAGGTGTCCCGGTAGTTCACCGGCGTCGGGAAAATCAACGTCTTGTAGGCATGCCCGGACACGTACGTCCGCGACGTCGCCCGCCGCAGCGAACTCACCTCTCCGTCGCGCGCGACCTGGCCCGAAGTCGGCGTGCCCACCCCCGCAGCCGACCCCGTGCTCACCGGCGCCGGCGGCGGTGCCGACGCCGCCCGCGCGGCAACCGGTGCCGCGACCGGCACCAACAGCGCCGACAGCACCGCCCCAACCGACAACACCGCCCGGCCAGACAGGCCCCCAGTTAGCACACCCCGCCGCCGGGCGGCGTGACGACCCCCACGAGCAGGCTCAAACATCGCGACCTCCGCGTAGGTGTGAAGCTGCCAGCCCGACCACGTCGACGAGCTCGACCACTGACTGGACCCAGACAGCCGGCGCCAGGCGGTGTT of the Mycobacteriales bacterium genome contains:
- a CDS encoding NUDIX domain-containing protein; the encoded protein is MIKRTEYYDDPTAPQPNTLVPAASAIIVDDDGAVLLHRRADSELWSIPGGGMEIGESIARTVAREVKEETGLDVAIERLVGIYSDPRFVVAYADGEVRQQFSICFSCRVVGGSLAASDESSEVRFFPSSEVAALPMGPGTRVRLRDFQEGGTTPVIA
- a CDS encoding HD domain-containing protein, with translation MAGAEWARAYAEARLRTLGRRWAHTVAVANRAEVAVAVLPEAERDVAVAAAYVHDIGYAEGIATTGFHHLDGARHLRELGEQRLANLVAYHSAGCWEGQIRGLADELTEFDEELSLTADVLTYCDVLTGPSGQPMELRARIDDVERRYGADHPVTQSLKMGLPVLASRIEGVDRRLAALASEIAPIRR
- a CDS encoding DUF4160 domain-containing protein; translation: MSPRWATVAGYGLYFYAAERHERPHVGVRRGAEHATVDLVSGELLAGALPPRVLKAVRALLAEHREEALRAFAATLDVSKESIDTLWSAGLAQAAGP
- a CDS encoding IS1380 family transposase, translating into MQSNRGSGRVKVSADGTGLVSRAGAALLRELADECGLTSGWTEALLDTYRAAPIHQPGAVLRDLAVVIADGGDALAHLGVLRDQAKLFGAVASDPTAWRVVQRVDATHLGRLRAVRANARERVWAAGGGPMLFRGRQLIVDIDATISIAHSENKENAAATWKHTFGFHPLLSYLDRSEISGGEALAGLLRAGNAGSNTAADHIEVLDLSLAALPNNVRPGNRKGIRLLVRTDAAGATHAFATAVRDRGCEFSFGFPVDERVQQAVLALPKRAWTEAIEADGTERDGAWVAEITSAIDLSAWPEGSRLIVRKEHPHPGAQLTFTDADGCRVTAFITDTVGWHVADLEIRHRGHARVEDRIRTGKDTGLRAFPLTDFAANACWLELALTAADLISWSQALCFTGELAKIEPATFRYRIFHMAARLTRSARTWTLHLDRDWPWAIALEQAFARLRAAPWPA
- a CDS encoding RHS repeat-associated core domain-containing protein, with amino-acid sequence MYTSGSNSYTLTGHGGGLVQTFSPHELTSVKDRNGNTITVNDPTSDEDLDGWTDTEGRAYTTSYWSAGAGYGYLETATDAAGRTVTYDYSTAPDGHTLLTSVVDANGKTTSYGYDSNDQLNLITSPAGRQIEITYTYGVVSSVCRPDPHTSTTPCDTFATNYTTHEATVTDANSHATTYTFETDELKVTKVTDPLGHAHQGTWSGDDHPSMFTDAMSPGNAVTLAYDNLNNLKSIQLPAEGSTSGATTNLGYPTASGNAPFPSSDYWPNAATDPQSNCTAYSYDSAGNQTDVYTGQASGCAGKTGGTHLSDAYQGDSGVPSCGGKAGELCTTTDGRGNTTTYGYDSNGNLSSITPPAPRPASSVAIDANTNLVSSVTDGKGQKTSYFYDPLGRIIELGFGGYTASPCSSSAAAAGNCIGYTYDTDGNLTSRLDNTGTTSWTLDGLGRVYQKTFPDATTSTVTYDKAGNITSYTDAGGTVSYHYDPSNNLWDLTEPGGSCAAYPTAPSFPNTTVCTGFADNANNQRTAVNYPSGESIAIGYDSSGRETSVTAKRPLGTTFLSRTYSYTTSASTDSALIQSVTDQAGTKTSYGYSALDQLTSAVTGTTTLGYTYDAVGNLTQATHTGVSTVYYGYNNADQLCWSGTSSGTIPSPGSNCTSNPGPSGNTDYLYDGDGNTCWSATSTGTSYSCASPPSGATVSTYNAKNQTTAVGSHTFTYADTGQSERTASGGVTYLNGLLGLTGRSDPIYFTRDNKGNLIGLRQGAGSGSTNNYYTPDILGSVIGVTSSSGLTDTALYTYDPYGNVTSQSGSLDTTNPWEYASSYYQTVTGLAKMGDRYYNQAVGRFTQQDSVAGSISNPASVDPYVYANDNPINLTDPTGQNAFSAAEAIFEGVSQSVFGFGLAGAAITGGDLGAGVSFAGVSGLGVGFAAFTGIGLGVIGVGLLAVGFCEIFC
- a CDS encoding DNRLRE domain-containing protein — protein: MLSALLVPVAAPVAARAASAPPPAPVSTGSAAGVGTPTSGQVARDGEVSSLRRATSRTYVSGHAYKTLIFPTPVNYRDTSGAWQKIDDSLIANPAGSGWRNRADRYALTVPSDASGAVGVAVGGFSVSMALQGATGAGSVSGATVTYPDALPGVTLTETATGQGPKETLSLASAAAGSRFTFSLGLPSGARLVASGGGLEVLDATGTARLRLPTPVVRDSGSTVVADPGPVSYTLGGTAAAPTVTLTVNPGWLAAPARVFPVVVDPSVTLSDTGDSYIEGGSQASTNFDGVTPMCIGYDGTYTAYQRVLMSYDVTGNLPPEVQVLNADLGLYVTSNTGSVSITALGLSRAFTPSGVTWNTYDGTNSWTNAGGDTISGGPTVAATVTTTSGYAHLYPTALVAAWLHGDHPQDGFLIKATSETSSAGKLCVTDNTAPAGQTPYLTVYWQMPTGDRPIATYRSYPVDDKETVKVDVVSGNAVLEANDDSVTGVGQNFQLTRAYNSGAGPYNLTGYLGQGWGLSPSSDTSLGVWGDGSITYYGPTGTAWTFTPTGDGSHFTAPPGSTRTWCTRPGRTATPSPGTAAGWCRPSPHTS